The Tepidisphaeraceae bacterium genomic sequence TCATCGGGTTCGACGTGGACCCGAAGAAGATCGAGCAGCTCAAGGCGGGCCGGAACTATCTCAAGCATCTCGGCGACGCGCTTGTCAGCGACATGGTCGCCACGGGGCGGTTCGATGCGACGACGGACGCGGCCCGCCTTGGCGAGTGCGACGCGATCATCGTCTGCGTTCCCACACCGCTCGGCACGCACCGCGAGCCGGATCTGTCGTACATCGAGAACACCGCCGTCGACATCGCCAAGACGCTGCGCGAGGGGCAGTTGATCGTGTTGGAAAGCAGCACGTACCCGCGCACGACGCGCGAGATCATGCTGCCGAAGTTCGAGGCGCGCCAGACGGCCGGTGGCAAGCCCATGATTTGCGGCAAGGACTTCTACCTCGCCTATTCGCCCGAGCGGGAGGATCCCGGCCGCAAGGACTTCAATACGCAGACCATTCCGAAGCTCGTCGGCGGCATCGAGTCGCGCAGCGGCGTGCTGGCGACGGCGCTGTACGAGAAGGTGATCGCCCAGGTCATCCCCGTCGCCAATGCCGAGGTCGCCGAGGCCGCCAAGCTGCTGGAGAACATCTACCGCGCGGTGAACATCGCGCTGGTGAACGAGATGAAGATGGTGCTGACCGCCATGGGCATCGACGTGTGGGAGGTCGTCCGCGCCGCCGCCACCAAGCCGTTCGGGTTTCAGGCGTTCTACCCCGGCCCCGGGCTCGGCGGGCACTGCATCCCGATCGACCCGTTCTACCTGACCTGGAAGGCCGCCGAGGTCGGCATGCCGACGCGCTTCATCGAACTGGCCGGCGAGATCAATCACGCCATGCCCGAATGGGTCGTCCAGCGGACGATGCTCGCGATGAACGGCCAGGGCAAGGCCGTCATGGGCAGCCGCATCCTGGTGCTGGGGCTGGCGTACAAGCCCGACGTGGATGATGTCCGAGAGAGCCCGAGCTTCGAGTTGATCGAGAAGCTGATCGACCTTGGCGCCGAGGTGGACTACAACGACCCCCACGTCGCGGCGACGCACAAGATGCGGCATCACGACTTGCGGATGGAAAGCGTACCGCTGACGAGCGAGTCGCTGGCGAGTTATGACTGCGTACTGATCGCGACGCACCACGCCGCTTATGACTGGCAGTTCGTGGCTGACCATTCGCGACTGATTGTCGATACCCGCAACGCCATGGCGGGCGTAAAGGGCCGGCGGAATCACATCGTGTCCGCGTAGTGCTGAACTGCCCCAAGCTACGTAGACGACCAATCCGGCCGTGGCATGGGCGTCTCGCCCATGCTTTTAATGAGGCCATAGGATGTTTTTCATCGCTGCTGCTGGGTCGAAGCGGTCTGCCCTTAAATGAAGCTTCCCTTTCAATCCACACGCATGGGCGAGACGCCCATGCCACGGTTGGAGAACGCGCGTATCAACGAAAAAGGCCGACCCTAAATAAGGCCGGCCCGTGGGAGGGGAGGATCGATAACGGCGGGTGTTACGCCAACTTCACCTTCGCGTGTTCCCCCGGTTGATAACGGTCGCCGGTGAGGGTGGCCTTCACGAAGCCGATCAAATGCACGACCGCGCCGCCCGGCGAGTCCCAGTATTCGGCTTGTTCCACATCAACGCGCAGTAGCGCGATCTTCGGGTCATCAACGCCATCGGGGAACCACGCCTTCAGCGGTGGGGTCCAGAGTTCCTTGATCTTCTCTTTATCCCGCACCAGCACGGCACGGCCCGAGACCGAAATGTAGCGGCTTGAACTGGGCTCGGCGTAGGCCAGGTTCACGTGGCGGTCGCGCTGGATCTCGAACACCTTGCCGGCATCGGCATCGGTGAAGAACCACAGCTGCCCGTCGAACTTGTCCTTCTGCGTCGACATCGGCCGGCTCCGCAGCGAGCCGTCCTCCGCCATCGTGGTCATCATGCAGATGTCGATGCCGTGGATCATCTTGCCCAGCTTCTTCACATCGTCGTCGTGGTTGCCGCTCATAATAATTCTCCGATCGTGGGTGAAATCCGAGGGTGTGGAACAGTGGGTGACAGGGTTACGCGTGCGCCCCGGACATCTGGCGGCACGATTCCGCGCAGCGGCGACACTCGTCGGCGCAACGCTGCATATGCTCGCGCATCTGCGGATCTTCGTCGGCCAGCCGCTGACAGTCGTCGGCGCAGCGCTGGCAGACCTCGGCGCAGGCGCCGCAGGTGTGCACGTGCAACTCTGAGCCGCGAATCATGAAGTCGGCCGACGTGCGGCAGATCTCGATGCAGTCCATCATCAGTCGCACGTGGTCGGCCTGCGTATGTGCACCGCCGGCCTGCAGGCAGTGCTGCAGCGTCTCGGCGCAGGTTCGGTTGCAGTGCAGACATTGGTCGATACAGCGGTTCATTTCAGCATGATTGTGGCTCATGGTGGACCTCCGAATGAAGCAAACAAGGGTTATGGGCACCACGCCAAAGGTCACATCGTCAGGTTGCGGCCGACCGGATCGCTATCGCGGCGGCCCTTCTTTTCAGGATGCGCTCGCTTCGACGACGCGGCACTCTGTCCCGGATGCACGCCCTCGGCGATCTCCTCGATCATCTTGCGGTTGAACGCTGGGATATCGTCGGGCTTGCGGCTGGTGACCAAACCGTTGTCGGTCACCACCTCTTCGTCCACCCAATCGGCCCCGGCGTTGCGCAAATCGGTCTTCAGCGACGGGTAGCTCGTCAGCTTTCGCCCGCGCACGACGTCGGCCTCCACGAGCGTCCACGGACCGTGACAGATGGCCGCGACGGGCTTGCCGGCGTCGAAGAAGGCGCGCACGAAGTCGACCGCCTTCTGGTTCATGCGCAGCGTGTCGGGGTTCTTCACACCGCCGGGCAGCAGCAGGGCGTCGTAGTCGTCAGCGTCGGCCTTCGACAGGGGCAGATCGACGTCGAAGGCATCTCCCTTCTCGTCGTGGTTCATCCCCTGCACCATGTCCCGTGCTGGCGAGATGAGCTCGGTGTGGGCACCGGCTTCCTCCAGCGCCTTGCGCGGCTCGGTCAGTTCGATTTGTTCAAATCCATCGGCGACCAGAATGGCGACTCGCTTTGTGGACAGTTCACCTGGCATAACGTGTCTCCGTTAAGCCGTTCCTGTGTCAAAGCAGGTGCCAGTTCGGTTCGATCCAGTCGATTCCACTAAAATCGTTACGCTACAACGCTACGCTTCAGCTTGGCGACCTCAATATCGGCTTGGCGGGTGGGTTCTGGCACGCGGTAGCGGGTGCTGCACGCCAGTACTAGCTCGGCCGCGCTAGCCAAATCGACGCGGTGTCCGACGCTAACGAACAGCGGCCGGGTGGCGCGCTTCGTGCGCAACACGAGGCCGATCTGCTCCTGCTTGTCATACAACGGCGACGTGGCACCTGCGGCAACGCGTGGCTCGTCAAACGTACCGATGAGCCTGCTTTTGGCGACGCCCACGCTCGGCACGTCCAGCGACACCCCGACGTGCGCCGCCAGCCCACAGCGGCGGGGGTGGGCCATGCCTTGACCATCGAAGCAGATGACGCCAAACGGGTGCTTCAAGTTACCGATGGCCGCCGTCACCACCGGGCCTTCGCGGAAGCTGAGGTAACCGGGGATGTAAGGCACGTTCACCGGCGCGGAGGCGTGGGCGATCTCGATGATGCGCTGTGCCTCGCGATCGTAAACCACCGCCGCCGCGAGGACGGTCGACTTGTCTTTGGAGAACGCCGCGTCGACGCCCGCTACGAATCGCGGCAAGGGGGATAGCGGCGCGATGACGAGGCGCTCGCGGAGCGATTGTTGTGTGGCCTTCCAACTGGCGAGTAACGCGGCGTCCACAACTCTCTCGTACCACGGGCGGCCCGCCCGTGTCTTCCATGAATCCACTCATATAGCCCCGGGCTTGCCCGGGGGCATTTCGGTTCACCCGGGCAAGCCCGGGGCTATGTGGAGACGACGACCAGGATCCTACTGGGGCAAGAACTGAACCACCTGATACCCGTAGCCCGTCCAGACGAGCACCAGCGCCACCAGAAGCCAGAACCCCGCCGCCAGCGCTTCACCCACGATCAACCCCACGAAGACCGGCTTCATCGTCTGATACAGCCCCGCGCCGCCGAAGCGCAGGATCAGCACCTTGGCGGTCCACCCGAGCAGGATGCTCCACCACGCCAGGCGCACGTACCACGTGTGGCTGACCAGGTACGCCACCGGCATGAACGGCCACCCCGCGAACCGCAGCGCGCCCCATTGTAGCACGCCCGTGACCACCGCGCCCGTGCCCACGTGCAACGGCACGTTATGCGACTTGGGTGGATACGCTTCGCGCGCATGGTCGACCAAGCCATTGGCGATGTACTGCCGCGGCAATTCGACGGCGCCCCAGTGGTTCTCCATTACGTTCGCGTTCACGCTGAGCGGAAGCGCGTACGTGTAATAACACCACAGCGACGCGACGGCCGACACCGAGAACGCCACCAGCAGCGCCCAGACCATTGCCGCGATCACCCCGCGGCGCTGGCGGGGCGTCGTGTCGTCGCCGGCGGCGATCTGCAGCCCGTGCAGCGCGTGCGGCAGCACGCTCTCGCGGCTGGCGATGGGCCCGAAATAGCTCGACAGCCCACCGGCGAACACGTCGCGGTTGGTCAGCAGGCTGGGCGCGAAGTTCGACGTCACCTGCGCGCTCGTCACCATCACGCGAATGAACGGCAACCCCGTCTCGGCGACGATGCGCGCCACGATGATGTGCGCCGCCAAAATCAGCCCCACCAGCGCCACCGCGAACGCCGGCGATACGCCGATCATCAACAGCCACGCGATCATGCCCGCGATCGCCAGCAGCAGCACGCGGGCGCGCGTCGCGTAGCTCGGTTCGCCGGGCACCGCTGCGGTGCGCAGGCCAACGGCTTGGCGCACCACGGTTGCCCAGTGCCTGCGCCCGATCCAGATGGTGGCCAGCAGGAAGACGACGCACGCGCCCAGGTGCTGGTCGTCCCAGACAGCGTTCGGCATGTCGGCGCCCGTCGAGCGCACGCTCATCAGGATGACCTGTTCAATCAGGAAAATCGCCCAAAGGCTAAATCCCACGCGCGACTGGATGAAGTAGGTGATGCCGACGAACGTGAAGTACAGCGTCGAGCGCTTCACCTCGTGCATCAGGTGCCGCCAAGGTTCTTCCGACAGCGTCTTGGTCAGATCGTAGGTGAAGCTAAGGTCAGGGAAGTAGGTGGGCTGGTAGCGGTACATCGCCCCCATGCCTTGCAGGACGAAGACGCTGGCGGTGGCGATCCAGAACGACTTGTTGCTCATCAGCCGGTTGAACGCCCGCCCGGCGGCGGGGGGCTCGATCAGCATGATGCCCACCTGCGCCAGCGGGAACGGCAACCGTTCGTTCACTGCCCACTGCTGGCGCAGCAACGTCGCCAGCGCG encodes the following:
- a CDS encoding nucleotide sugar dehydrogenase — protein: MNLRDKIDNNTAVVGVIGLGYVGLPLLAAFCKGGFPVIGFDVDPKKIEQLKAGRNYLKHLGDALVSDMVATGRFDATTDAARLGECDAIIVCVPTPLGTHREPDLSYIENTAVDIAKTLREGQLIVLESSTYPRTTREIMLPKFEARQTAGGKPMICGKDFYLAYSPEREDPGRKDFNTQTIPKLVGGIESRSGVLATALYEKVIAQVIPVANAEVAEAAKLLENIYRAVNIALVNEMKMVLTAMGIDVWEVVRAAATKPFGFQAFYPGPGLGGHCIPIDPFYLTWKAAEVGMPTRFIELAGEINHAMPEWVVQRTMLAMNGQGKAVMGSRILVLGLAYKPDVDDVRESPSFELIEKLIDLGAEVDYNDPHVAATHKMRHHDLRMESVPLTSESLASYDCVLIATHHAAYDWQFVADHSRLIVDTRNAMAGVKGRRNHIVSA
- a CDS encoding pyridoxamine 5'-phosphate oxidase family protein, with the protein product MSGNHDDDVKKLGKMIHGIDICMMTTMAEDGSLRSRPMSTQKDKFDGQLWFFTDADAGKVFEIQRDRHVNLAYAEPSSSRYISVSGRAVLVRDKEKIKELWTPPLKAWFPDGVDDPKIALLRVDVEQAEYWDSPGGAVVHLIGFVKATLTGDRYQPGEHAKVKLA
- a CDS encoding four-helix bundle copper-binding protein → MSHNHAEMNRCIDQCLHCNRTCAETLQHCLQAGGAHTQADHVRLMMDCIEICRTSADFMIRGSELHVHTCGACAEVCQRCADDCQRLADEDPQMREHMQRCADECRRCAESCRQMSGAHA
- a CDS encoding type 1 glutamine amidotransferase domain-containing protein encodes the protein MPGELSTKRVAILVADGFEQIELTEPRKALEEAGAHTELISPARDMVQGMNHDEKGDAFDVDLPLSKADADDYDALLLPGGVKNPDTLRMNQKAVDFVRAFFDAGKPVAAICHGPWTLVEADVVRGRKLTSYPSLKTDLRNAGADWVDEEVVTDNGLVTSRKPDDIPAFNRKMIEEIAEGVHPGQSAASSKRAHPEKKGRRDSDPVGRNLTM
- a CDS encoding endonuclease V, which translates into the protein MDAALLASWKATQQSLRERLVIAPLSPLPRFVAGVDAAFSKDKSTVLAAAVVYDREAQRIIEIAHASAPVNVPYIPGYLSFREGPVVTAAIGNLKHPFGVICFDGQGMAHPRRCGLAAHVGVSLDVPSVGVAKSRLIGTFDEPRVAAGATSPLYDKQEQIGLVLRTKRATRPLFVSVGHRVDLASAAELVLACSTRYRVPEPTRQADIEVAKLKRSVVA
- a CDS encoding DUF6785 family protein, translated to MAPLPLDPSATEPPRRGAITWRSLLLGTIGVAAICTITPYNDYVINNSFFTGSYIPPALVLALVLVVVANGLLHRWWPRVALSRGEMGVITAMLLVSCAVPGQGLMRNLVPLPVAFFNLGRGNDQIWQAFINLGLPEWLFPVADVESGRGNEVVLDFYSRTPEGGSIPWSAWVVPLLGWGAFAACMFTALIALATLLRQQWAVNERLPFPLAQVGIMLIEPPAAGRAFNRLMSNKSFWIATASVFVLQGMGAMYRYQPTYFPDLSFTYDLTKTLSEEPWRHLMHEVKRSTLYFTFVGITYFIQSRVGFSLWAIFLIEQVILMSVRSTGADMPNAVWDDQHLGACVVFLLATIWIGRRHWATVVRQAVGLRTAAVPGEPSYATRARVLLLAIAGMIAWLLMIGVSPAFAVALVGLILAAHIIVARIVAETGLPFIRVMVTSAQVTSNFAPSLLTNRDVFAGGLSSYFGPIASRESVLPHALHGLQIAAGDDTTPRQRRGVIAAMVWALLVAFSVSAVASLWCYYTYALPLSVNANVMENHWGAVELPRQYIANGLVDHAREAYPPKSHNVPLHVGTGAVVTGVLQWGALRFAGWPFMPVAYLVSHTWYVRLAWWSILLGWTAKVLILRFGGAGLYQTMKPVFVGLIVGEALAAGFWLLVALVLVWTGYGYQVVQFLPQ